A single genomic interval of Lynx canadensis isolate LIC74 chromosome A2, mLynCan4.pri.v2, whole genome shotgun sequence harbors:
- the MACC1 gene encoding metastasis-associated in colon cancer protein 1 isoform X1: MYVKKGGKMLTNERAHFWSGRISRSKSEGNLCDMEDQKSSRNFHITECPDPGFLLNWPDAFTCHGNSASKITNPFWNELSASNPFLDDITQLRNNQKRDNISILKEDPFLFFREIEIGNSFDSSGDELDVHQLLRQSSPRKAGRSKSVSELLDVLDDTAHAHQNIHNSDQILEQDLEWLQNDREAYKMAWLSQRQLARSCLDLNIISQSPGWAQTQVAEIVTVCKLSHQGGSVQLPESDITVHVPQGHVAVGEFQEVSLRAFLEPPQTLNHDLSCTVSPLLEIMLGNLNTMEAILLEMKIGAEVRKDPFSQVMTEMVCLHSLRKEGPFKVLNNCYIYEDIIQVKLIDLSQVMYLVVAAQIKATQSPAATIWDCIHKTTSVGIYGPRYIHPSFTAIFIVCGHSYMPGKLTISDIKKGGKNTSPVVFQLWGKHSFFLDKPQDLNVSVFSCDPDFEVKAEGERKEIKQKQLQAGEVVNQQFLFSLVDSREMHLFVFRVQVEPPNGRALTQFFITTPDPAPSLKRLSNLPGNWQEEKKIRSAPLLPTVCVKYPTFQDKKMNFTNYGVTLKTVLRQKKIDYLLEYFKGDTVALLGEGKVKAIGQSKVKEWYVGILRGKVGLIHCKNIKVIAKEQVISMSDNVFTTRNLLEQITLPFKKLTYIYSVVLTLVSEKVYDWKALADVLGYSHLALEDFDQIQADKESEKVSYIVKKLKEDCHAARHARRFLYELIVALLKMDCQGLVAQLIQEAAILTSAVKLGKGWRELAEKLVRLTKQQMEAYEIPHRGKAGGIAVEMMWKPAYDFLYTWGAHYGNSYRDVLQDLQSALDRMKNPVTKQWRDLTGALILIHSLEFLRATAFSTSEEV, from the exons ATGTATGTGAAGAAGG GTGGGAAAATGTTAACCAATGAAAGAGCCCATTTTTGGTCAGGAAGGATTTCACGAAGTAAGTCTGAGGGAAATTTATGTGACATGGAAGatcaaaaatcctcaagaaattTCCATATTACAG AATGTCCAGACCCAGGATTTCTTCTCAATTGGCCAGATGCTTTCACCTGTCATGGCAATAGTGCTTCCAAAATTACAAATCCATTCTGGAATGAATTGTCTGCTTCTAACCCATTTTTGGATGACATAACTCAGCTAAGAAATAACCAGAAGAGAGACAATATTTCCATCTTGAAGGAagatccttttctcttttttagagaaatagaaatcGGAAATTCTTTTGATTCCTCTGGCGATGAACTGGATGTGCATCAGTTGCTTAGGCAGTCTTCCCCACGGAAAGCTGGAAGATCTAAAAGTGTTTCAGAACTTTTGGACGTTTTAGATGACACAGCACATGCCCATCAGAATATACATAACTCTGACCAGATACTAGAACAAGACTTAGAATGGCTTCAGAATGACAGAGAGGCTTATAAAATGGCTTGGTTAAGTCAGCGCCAGCTGGCCCGTTCCTGCCTGGATTTGAATATAATTAGTCAGAGTCCTGGATGGGCCCAAACACAAGTTGCAGAGATTGTGACAGTTTGTAAATTAAGCCACCAAGGAGGATCAGTACAATTACCTGAATCAGATATCACTGTTCATGTACCCCAAGGCCATGTAGCTGTGGGAGAATTCCAAGAGGTATCTCTAAGGGCTTTTCTTGAACCTCCACAAACGCTTAACCATGATCTTTCATGCACCGTAAGCCCACTATTGGAAATCATGTTAGGCAACCTTAACACAATGGAAGCCATTTTGCTGGAGATGAAAATAGGGGCTGAAGTGAGAAAGGATCCTTTCAGCCAAGTCATGACAGAAATGGTATGTTTACACAGCTTGCGTAAAGAAGGCCCTTTCAAAGTGTTAAACAACTGCTATATTTATGAAGACATTATTCAAGTCAAGCTAATAGACTTGAGCCAGGTGATGTATCTAGTGGTTGCTGCACAAATTAAAGCTACTCAGTCACCAGCTGCCACCATTTGGGATTGTATCCACAAAACCACGTCAGTTGGAATTTATGGGCCCAGATATATTCATCCCAGTTTCACTGCTATTTTTATAGTTTGTGGACACAGTTATATGCCAGGAAAGCTTACAATCTCTGATATTAAGAAGGGTGGTAAAAACACATCTCCGGTTGTGTTTCAGCTTTGGGGGAAGCATTCATTCTTCCTTGACAAGCCACAAGatttaaatgtttctgttttttcatgtGATCCTGATTTTGAAGtgaaggcagaaggagaaaggaaagaaattaaacaaaagcaGTTGCAAGCAGGTGAAGTAGTTAatcaacaatttttattttccttagttgACTCCAGAGAAATGCACTTGTTTGTTTTCCGTGTTCAGGTGGAGCCTCCCAATGGTAGAGCACTTACACAGTTCTTTATCACTACACCTGATCCAGCTCCTAGCCTAAAAAGGCTCTCAAATCTGCCAGGTAATtggcaggaagagaagaaaatcaggTCTGCTCCATTGTTACCAACTGTGTGTGTTAAATATCCCACATTTCAGgacaaaaaaatgaacttcacCAACTATGGGGTAACCTTGAAGACAGTGCTAAGACAAAAAAAGATTGACTACTTACTTGAATATTTCAAAGGGGACACAGTAGCTCTTCTTGGAGAGGGTAAGGTAAAAGCTATTGGGCAGTCCAAAGTGAAAGAATGGTATGTGGGAATCTTGAGAGGTAAGGTTGGACTTATACATTGCAAAAATATCAAGGTGATTGCCAAGGAACAAGTAATATCTATGTCAGATAATGTCTTCACAACCAGAAATCTTCTTGAACAAATTACCCTACCCTTTAAAAAACTGACGTACATCTACTCAGTTGTATTGACCTTGGTGTCAGAAAAAGTTTACGATTGGAAAGCTTTAGCCGATGTCTTGGGTTACTCACATCTGGCACTAGAAGATTTTGATCAAATACAAgcagacaaagaatcggaaaagGTTTCCTATATTGTAAAGAAGTTAAAGGAAGATTGCCATGCAGCTAGACACGCCAGGAGGTTTCTTTATGAACTTATTGTG GCTCTGCTGAAGATGGATTGCCAAGGGTTAGTAGCACAGCTCATCCAAGAGGCTGCTATTCTGACATCAGCTGTCAAACTTGGAAAAGGCTGGAGGGAACTAGCTGAAAAGTTAGTGCGACTCACAAAGCAACAGATGGAGGCATATGAAATTCCTCATCGAGGAAAAGCTGGAGGTATTGCTGTTGAG atGATGTGGAAACCTGCTTATGATTTTCTCTATACTTGGGGTGCTCACTATGGAAATAGCTACAGAGACGTGTTACAAGACCTTCAATCGGCTTTGGACAGAATGAAAAACCCTGTGACCAAGCAGTGGCGAGACTTAACTGGAGCTTTA
- the MACC1 gene encoding metastasis-associated in colon cancer protein 1 isoform X2, with amino-acid sequence MLTNERAHFWSGRISRSKSEGNLCDMEDQKSSRNFHITECPDPGFLLNWPDAFTCHGNSASKITNPFWNELSASNPFLDDITQLRNNQKRDNISILKEDPFLFFREIEIGNSFDSSGDELDVHQLLRQSSPRKAGRSKSVSELLDVLDDTAHAHQNIHNSDQILEQDLEWLQNDREAYKMAWLSQRQLARSCLDLNIISQSPGWAQTQVAEIVTVCKLSHQGGSVQLPESDITVHVPQGHVAVGEFQEVSLRAFLEPPQTLNHDLSCTVSPLLEIMLGNLNTMEAILLEMKIGAEVRKDPFSQVMTEMVCLHSLRKEGPFKVLNNCYIYEDIIQVKLIDLSQVMYLVVAAQIKATQSPAATIWDCIHKTTSVGIYGPRYIHPSFTAIFIVCGHSYMPGKLTISDIKKGGKNTSPVVFQLWGKHSFFLDKPQDLNVSVFSCDPDFEVKAEGERKEIKQKQLQAGEVVNQQFLFSLVDSREMHLFVFRVQVEPPNGRALTQFFITTPDPAPSLKRLSNLPGNWQEEKKIRSAPLLPTVCVKYPTFQDKKMNFTNYGVTLKTVLRQKKIDYLLEYFKGDTVALLGEGKVKAIGQSKVKEWYVGILRGKVGLIHCKNIKVIAKEQVISMSDNVFTTRNLLEQITLPFKKLTYIYSVVLTLVSEKVYDWKALADVLGYSHLALEDFDQIQADKESEKVSYIVKKLKEDCHAARHARRFLYELIVALLKMDCQGLVAQLIQEAAILTSAVKLGKGWRELAEKLVRLTKQQMEAYEIPHRGKAGGIAVEMMWKPAYDFLYTWGAHYGNSYRDVLQDLQSALDRMKNPVTKQWRDLTGALILIHSLEFLRATAFSTSEEV; translated from the exons ATGTTAACCAATGAAAGAGCCCATTTTTGGTCAGGAAGGATTTCACGAAGTAAGTCTGAGGGAAATTTATGTGACATGGAAGatcaaaaatcctcaagaaattTCCATATTACAG AATGTCCAGACCCAGGATTTCTTCTCAATTGGCCAGATGCTTTCACCTGTCATGGCAATAGTGCTTCCAAAATTACAAATCCATTCTGGAATGAATTGTCTGCTTCTAACCCATTTTTGGATGACATAACTCAGCTAAGAAATAACCAGAAGAGAGACAATATTTCCATCTTGAAGGAagatccttttctcttttttagagaaatagaaatcGGAAATTCTTTTGATTCCTCTGGCGATGAACTGGATGTGCATCAGTTGCTTAGGCAGTCTTCCCCACGGAAAGCTGGAAGATCTAAAAGTGTTTCAGAACTTTTGGACGTTTTAGATGACACAGCACATGCCCATCAGAATATACATAACTCTGACCAGATACTAGAACAAGACTTAGAATGGCTTCAGAATGACAGAGAGGCTTATAAAATGGCTTGGTTAAGTCAGCGCCAGCTGGCCCGTTCCTGCCTGGATTTGAATATAATTAGTCAGAGTCCTGGATGGGCCCAAACACAAGTTGCAGAGATTGTGACAGTTTGTAAATTAAGCCACCAAGGAGGATCAGTACAATTACCTGAATCAGATATCACTGTTCATGTACCCCAAGGCCATGTAGCTGTGGGAGAATTCCAAGAGGTATCTCTAAGGGCTTTTCTTGAACCTCCACAAACGCTTAACCATGATCTTTCATGCACCGTAAGCCCACTATTGGAAATCATGTTAGGCAACCTTAACACAATGGAAGCCATTTTGCTGGAGATGAAAATAGGGGCTGAAGTGAGAAAGGATCCTTTCAGCCAAGTCATGACAGAAATGGTATGTTTACACAGCTTGCGTAAAGAAGGCCCTTTCAAAGTGTTAAACAACTGCTATATTTATGAAGACATTATTCAAGTCAAGCTAATAGACTTGAGCCAGGTGATGTATCTAGTGGTTGCTGCACAAATTAAAGCTACTCAGTCACCAGCTGCCACCATTTGGGATTGTATCCACAAAACCACGTCAGTTGGAATTTATGGGCCCAGATATATTCATCCCAGTTTCACTGCTATTTTTATAGTTTGTGGACACAGTTATATGCCAGGAAAGCTTACAATCTCTGATATTAAGAAGGGTGGTAAAAACACATCTCCGGTTGTGTTTCAGCTTTGGGGGAAGCATTCATTCTTCCTTGACAAGCCACAAGatttaaatgtttctgttttttcatgtGATCCTGATTTTGAAGtgaaggcagaaggagaaaggaaagaaattaaacaaaagcaGTTGCAAGCAGGTGAAGTAGTTAatcaacaatttttattttccttagttgACTCCAGAGAAATGCACTTGTTTGTTTTCCGTGTTCAGGTGGAGCCTCCCAATGGTAGAGCACTTACACAGTTCTTTATCACTACACCTGATCCAGCTCCTAGCCTAAAAAGGCTCTCAAATCTGCCAGGTAATtggcaggaagagaagaaaatcaggTCTGCTCCATTGTTACCAACTGTGTGTGTTAAATATCCCACATTTCAGgacaaaaaaatgaacttcacCAACTATGGGGTAACCTTGAAGACAGTGCTAAGACAAAAAAAGATTGACTACTTACTTGAATATTTCAAAGGGGACACAGTAGCTCTTCTTGGAGAGGGTAAGGTAAAAGCTATTGGGCAGTCCAAAGTGAAAGAATGGTATGTGGGAATCTTGAGAGGTAAGGTTGGACTTATACATTGCAAAAATATCAAGGTGATTGCCAAGGAACAAGTAATATCTATGTCAGATAATGTCTTCACAACCAGAAATCTTCTTGAACAAATTACCCTACCCTTTAAAAAACTGACGTACATCTACTCAGTTGTATTGACCTTGGTGTCAGAAAAAGTTTACGATTGGAAAGCTTTAGCCGATGTCTTGGGTTACTCACATCTGGCACTAGAAGATTTTGATCAAATACAAgcagacaaagaatcggaaaagGTTTCCTATATTGTAAAGAAGTTAAAGGAAGATTGCCATGCAGCTAGACACGCCAGGAGGTTTCTTTATGAACTTATTGTG GCTCTGCTGAAGATGGATTGCCAAGGGTTAGTAGCACAGCTCATCCAAGAGGCTGCTATTCTGACATCAGCTGTCAAACTTGGAAAAGGCTGGAGGGAACTAGCTGAAAAGTTAGTGCGACTCACAAAGCAACAGATGGAGGCATATGAAATTCCTCATCGAGGAAAAGCTGGAGGTATTGCTGTTGAG atGATGTGGAAACCTGCTTATGATTTTCTCTATACTTGGGGTGCTCACTATGGAAATAGCTACAGAGACGTGTTACAAGACCTTCAATCGGCTTTGGACAGAATGAAAAACCCTGTGACCAAGCAGTGGCGAGACTTAACTGGAGCTTTA